One Thomasclavelia spiroformis DSM 1552 DNA window includes the following coding sequences:
- a CDS encoding DUF948 domain-containing protein: MTALDICYCVLILSGAFALVCLGILLLRSSITVKQIGNTVEMAQNTINKAEKIMDDISYKLRLLNAPVESIARFFDPKRPRFSLIGTIISFFKKKF, from the coding sequence ATGACTGCTTTAGATATTTGTTACTGTGTTTTGATTTTGTCAGGGGCTTTTGCTTTAGTTTGTTTAGGTATTTTATTACTTCGTAGTTCAATTACAGTCAAACAAATTGGTAATACCGTAGAAATGGCTCAAAATACAATTAATAAAGCTGAAAAGATCATGGATGATATTTCTTATAAGTTAAGATTATTGAATGCTCCAGTAGAATCAATTGCACGTTTTTTTGACCCTAAACGTCCTAGATTTAGTTTGATTGGAACAATTATTAGTTTTTTTAAAAAGAAATTTTAG
- a CDS encoding YtxH domain-containing protein, with product MKIGKFIAGVGIGTVIGMLLAPKKGSELRQNLKDKSQELYDKAQNMTKEDIETLVNNTIEEIKQSIEEFDLEEFKETTGAKLSNLKDKLEQLANSIKSSDEYANFKEAVNKVSTDLTSTISEIKTKIQDKDFDAVKKLDDAMDDIEDELDIIIEDLKD from the coding sequence ATGAAAATTGGAAAATTTATTGCAGGTGTAGGTATTGGAACAGTAATCGGTATGTTATTAGCACCAAAAAAAGGTAGTGAATTGAGACAAAATCTTAAAGATAAATCTCAAGAGTTGTATGATAAAGCTCAAAATATGACAAAAGAAGATATCGAAACATTAGTTAATAATACAATTGAAGAAATCAAACAATCAATCGAAGAATTTGATTTAGAAGAATTTAAGGAAACAACAGGAGCTAAATTATCTAATTTAAAAGATAAATTAGAACAATTAGCTAACTCAATTAAATCAAGTGATGAATATGCAAATTTTAAAGAAGCGGTTAATAAAGTTAGTACAGATTTAACTAGTACGATAAGTGAAATCAAGACAAAAATTCAAGACAAAGATTTTGATGCAGTAAAAAAACTAGATGATGCAATGGATGATATCGAAGATGAATTAGATATTATCATTGAGGATTTAAAAGATTAA